The following are encoded in a window of Artemia franciscana chromosome 19, ASM3288406v1, whole genome shotgun sequence genomic DNA:
- the LOC136039116 gene encoding histone-lysine N-methyltransferase EHMT1-like: MTVLHYNAAEAIIKERKKDLERFCSPFTPLMLFVYDNVDYAAIECLLKAGANPSYCFQEPHEITEIRLENLFYYEYICGQKPLHLAVKNGRVDLCHLLVSYGAEVDAMNEDNETPLVAAIKADNLDMVKYLLESGANPNCAQCLHYAAQEGRPDLCKLLISYGADLNAVNANNETSLVTAIKADKLDTVKYLIHQQIQLNIRVSCESLELLFCMANRHLDNRHFEQCKTLKDTCRQIIKQKTDLSTIYKRMKSCLEFYLIYEKQLEFLELNLSPKQFADMLEKSDNSNQENVPSSKRKRNAIDFESLLAKRRKH, from the coding sequence ATGACAGTTTTACATTACAATGCTGCAGAAGCGATCATcaaagaaaggaagaaagatTTAGAAAGATTTTGTTCTCCGTTCACTCCTTTGATGTTATTTGTATATGACAATGTTGATTATGCTGCCATTGAATGTCTTCTGAAAGCCGGGGCAAATCCTAGTTACTGCTTCCAAGAACCACATGAAATCACTGAAATAAGATTGGAAAACCTTTTCTATTACGAATATATATGTGGTCAAAAACCTTTGCATCTTGCTGTTAAGAATGGAAGAGTTGATTTATGTCATTTGCTTGTGTCGTATGGTGCCGAAGTGGATGCAATGAATGAAGATAATGAAACGCCTTTAGTTGCTGCTATCAAAGCCGATAATTTGGATATGGTCAAGTATCTTTTAGAAAGTGGGGCAAATCCAAACTGTGCTCAGTGTTTGCACTATGCAGCTCAGGAAGGAAGACCTGATTTATGTAAGTTACTTATCTCGTATGGTGCTGATTTAAACGCGGTGAATGCAAATAATGAAACATCTTTAGTTACTGCTATCAAAGCCGATAAATTGGATACGGTTAAATATTTGATTCACCAGCAAATTCAGCTTAATATACGTGTGTCCTGTGAATCACTAGAGTTGTTATTTTGTATGGCCAATAGACATCTAGACAATCGTCATTTTGAACAGTGCAAAACATTAAAAGACACATGTCGACAGATAATCAAGCAAAAAACGGATTTATCCACAATATATAAACGTATGAAGAGTTGCTTAGAGTTTTACTTGATTTATGAAAAACAATTGGAATTTCTCGAACTGAATTTGTCCCCCAAGCAATTTGCagatatgttggaaaaaagtgACAACAGTAATCAGGAAAATGTTCCATCATCAAAGAGAAAGAGGAATGCAATAGATTTTGAGAGTCTACTGGCGAAAAGAcgtaaacattaa